The following is a genomic window from Xiphophorus couchianus chromosome 5, X_couchianus-1.0, whole genome shotgun sequence.
TGATTCGGCGTTCAGATTCACGTACAGTCTGGTCGACATGGAAACTTAAACACGTGTGTTTTCTACCTGGATCAGCCTTGTAAATAGATCTTTAGATCGTAGGAGTTAAACTCCACACTTGTAATTTGCGTTGATCAGTAGATTGAGAATGCGTCCCGGTGTTTTTCCTCAGACCATGATCGAGGCCCACGTGGACGTGAAGACGACCGACGGATACCTCCTGCGTCTCTTCTGCGTGGGCTTCACAAAGAAGCGCACCAACCAGATCAGGAAGACGTCGTATGCCCAGCACCAGCAGGTCCGCCAGATCCGCAAGAAGATGATGGAGATCATGACGCGCGAGGTCCAGACCAACGACCTGAAGGAAGTGGTCAACAAGCTGTAAGTCCACTTCCTGAGCAGCAGAGGGAAGTCGAAGCTGAACTCCTGACGGTTGGGTGGAAGATGTTTGACgcgttttgtttttcatggtgCGTTTCAGGATCCCAGACAGCGTCGGCAAAGACATAGAGAAGGCGTGTCAGTCCATCTACCCCCTACATGACGTCTACGTCCGCAAGGTCAAGATGCTGAAGAAGCCCAAGTTTGAACGTAGGTCCACCTCGGCAGTTCTCACGGCCATGTGGGAGCTCTTGGAGCTCGTGATGACTGTTTCGGTCCCATATGATTGCCTGATTACTGCTTTTTGAGATCTGCTGATGCTCCTTTCTAACGCGGACATCACCGCTTCAGCACCGTTACTGGTGGGAGGAAAAGCAACAAACTTGTTATTTCTCTTTGCAGTGGGCAAACTGATGGAGCTCCACGGCGAAGGCGGCTCCACCACCACCGCTAAGGTTTCTGGGGACGACACCGGAGCCAAGGTGGAGAGGGCCGACGGCTATGAGCCCCCCATCCAGGAGACTGTCTGAACACCaacagatttaataaaacatgtaaatgacCAACAAACCCCTCTgtggctgtgtgtttgtgaaggaGCTGGTTTTGGTGTCAGTTCTTATTATAAAATTTCATATTCAATACATAAtgagtttatttcagtaacttgATTCATAGTGTTCacagtttttaaagctttggggttttgttattttgtgatatccataaaacaaaacaaaaaaaaattcagaactgttttaagaaaacatttttttaaggtttcatTGGCTCTAGAGgcttttatttgatagtgaattgacaggaaagtgggtaattaGAGAAGAGggggacatgcggcaaaggtcaccaggttGGGAATTAAACCTGCGACAGCCACATATGtcggttgtgcttaacccctccaccaccacagcactccttaagaaaacatttttaatagaaaaatgagGGATTAATGGAAAGTTCAGAGGTTGTTTTCCAGAGCTACGAGGTCTTGACCGTCACAGTGAAATACTTCCTGCTGTAATGGCTGCAGTGAGTTCTGGAGGTGGTCAGCTGAGGCTCTGAGCAAACAGCTTGGTTTTTCTCCTCAGTGTGGATGTTAGTGAGTGAGGTCTGGCCCGGGAGCAGGCTGACACTATGACTCAGATATTTGACACACCCAGAGTTTCTTCACTTGCACAGAGTTCCTATGGCGACTGTCACCATTGGGAAAACCTCAGCTATTAGTATCTTCATTAAAGGAAAAccatattgttttattgtataaaataagtaataaattagAGCTTAATATGTTGTGGTTCTGGATCAGGTCAGCAGGGGTTCTGGTTCACTTCTCCATAGCTTTCAGGTTTCAGCTCCCTTTCTATTGGGAGCTGAAACCTCCCAATTGGGTCGCTTCAGAACCATGAAACGCTGGAGTCCAGCCTCTCCTGTGTTCTGACAGAAGGTCGTTGCTCTGAGGACACCTGGACACCGTCTTCTGCTCCACACCGTGCAGTTGTCTAAAAAAGCTTCCCCAAACCATGATGCTTCCACCTCCATCATCATAGCTGGGAGATCTTGGGATTTTTCCACTCCACACCTTATGAATCTCCACCCAACGTTCTGATGGGCTTTGCTTCTCAATCAAAACTGGTTCCTCTTATTGACTTGTTTACGTTTTCTTTCCACTAAACTTCCCATGAACTGATGCAGTCGATTCATAGGGGTCGATGTTTGTAGAGAATAACTGTCATATCTGGTGTCTCGCATGATTAGGTTCTGCCACAATTTGTGGTCCTTTCCAGTCAAATTTTCGGAGAAGCTGAATTCTGGGTTTTCCATTAACTggaagcaaagaaagaaaaacaacaacctaaaAGATCGTTGTAATGACATTGAGTTTCAGTTCTTGAACTGAATTGTTATAATGCATTTAATCTTGTACATTTGAGTTATCAAGtacattaaaaacagtttccatccatccatccatccattttctgttcacccttgtccctaatggggtcgggagggttgctggtgcctatctccagctacgttccgggcgagaggcggggtacaccctggacaggtcgccagtctgtcgcagggcaacacagagacatacaggacaaacaaccatgcacacacacactcacacctagggagaatttagagaaaccaattgacctgacagtcatgtttttggactgtgggaggaagccggagtacccggagagaa
Proteins encoded in this region:
- the rps3a gene encoding small ribosomal subunit protein eS1, which encodes MAVGKNKRLTKGGKKGAKKKIVDPFSKKDWYDVKAPAMFNIRNIGKTLVTRTQGTRIASDGLKGRVFEVSLADLQNDEVAFRKFKLVTEDVQGKNCLTNFHGMDLTRDKMCSMVKKWQTMIEAHVDVKTTDGYLLRLFCVGFTKKRTNQIRKTSYAQHQQVRQIRKKMMEIMTREVQTNDLKEVVNKLIPDSVGKDIEKACQSIYPLHDVYVRKVKMLKKPKFELGKLMELHGEGGSTTTAKVSGDDTGAKVERADGYEPPIQETV